CAGCCAGAGAGATGCTAACAGGAGATTCCGGAAGGCCGGTGTAAACCAGCAGTTCGGCTTCGTGTTCGTTTACCTTTTGCGGCGCAAATTGGATTGCGAGGGTGCGTACTTCGTTTGGTGCCAGGGCGGTGGCTGTAGCCGGAGTGACGATGCTAAATGCTGATGCATCAGTCCCTGTTATGGTGCGTTCAGAAATTGTAAAAGGAGCAAATCCTGTATTGGTAATGGTAAACGTTGCTGTTGTATTCATACCTACAGTAACCCGGTTAAAGGATACCGCAGAAACAGATGGCGTTGCCACGCCGGCACGCGCTTCCCCAACAATTGGCAGCACCAGCGGTTCAGCCTGGGTATTGGTTTGTACAACAAGCGTAGCCTCGTTCAGTCCAGGGATTTGTGGACTGAAGTTGATGTTGATCTCTGGGCGGTCGCCGCGTAACACGGTAAGGGGCAGGGTTGGCGCCGTGGTGATCTCGAATGAAGACGCTTGCGCCCCTTCAAGCTGATAGCCTGTTACTATCAGCGGGACAGGACTGGTGTTTACAAATTGTATCCGGTTTTGCGAGGTGTCCAAAAGGATAGTTGATTCAAACTCCAGCAACTCCCGCGTGAACGCAAAAGTGCCAGCAATACCCGTTGCGGTAATGGGTACCGTTCGCGTTTGCCCGTCTTCCGCAATTTCTATTTCAATGGCGCTCTCGTAGGTGTCTGGCAGTTGGGGCGCAAACCGGATGTCGACCGTTCTTGAAGCACCTGCCGCGAGGACACCCAGCGCATCACCTCCTGTAATAGAAAATGGCTGGTCTGTATCCGTTAATGCCAGGGAGGTGATGGTAATTGGACCGTCGCTAGGGTTTTCCAGCACAAGCATGGTGTCTGCTACGGACAATGCCTCGAGTGCGCCAAATGCGAGTGCATCAATAGACAACCGCAAACGTTCAAGTTCACCGGTAGCCTCAAGCGCAACCCTGTATTTTTCGTCTGGAATGATCGTCTCGATCACGAGAAACGTTGTCAGGGTCGTTTCTACAACGGGGGTAAAGCGAATGCGCACATTGCGCACTTCTCCAGGATCCAACGCGGTCAGGCTGGGTGAATTAACAATTTCAAATTCAGCCAGCGCTGTGTCAGAAAAATCAATTTTGTCGAAAGTGACGGGCGCCTCACCGACGTTTTCGTAGGTCACAATGGCTTCTGAAAAATCGCCAATAAACGTAGTCGGGAACGTGATAGCTTCTACAGAGAGCTGAAGCTCCTGGGCAACCACGGGTTGGCTCAGCAACACGGGTTGGCTCAGGCAAATGAGCAGGCTAAACACGAGGTGCCATGGTTTTGGAAAGGTGCGTGCCACAGGCATTAACTGCTGCATGGTGCTTGCTTGTGTATGAAAGGGAGTGGAAATGAGGTGTTGGGCCGGCCTAGTTGTTGTTTGGCAGGCTTGGCGGCGCCGGCAGGATGCCACCCTGCGCACTCACAGCCTCCGCGGCAGGTTGCCGGGCTGCGGCGTTGGCTGGTCCGTTGCTCAGTATCGACATGCGAAGGCCAACAAGGTCACCCCCGCCGTCTTCGGCCGCGGCTGCTGCCTGATTGGCCGCTTGAATTGCGGCATCGGCATCGCCGCCTAAGGTGGCAAGTGCATCTGCCCGGGCGGCTTCTGCGGCTGCTTGTGTAAAGCCCGGGTCGAGTGTGGTTGCTTCTCCAAATGCAGTTGAAGCCATCTGGTAAAGGCCGCGATCCCTAAAGCCAAGTCCCCGGCTGTAGGCAAGGAAAGCCTGCATGTTTTGCGTAGGAATCTGCTCTATCTGTTCGCGCTCTTCAGGAGAAAGCTGGATGCCCAGTTGGTTGAGAAGGGTATAGACGACCTCTTTCTCGATCCGCATGAGCTGCTGTAAAGACCCGTTATGATCTGAGAATGCCGGCGCATCGCTGTTGTCTGGAGACCACTGGGCAAAGCCTATCTTGATAGCCTCGTTATGGTCGAGGTTGATGTTGCCACCGGCCATGTTGCCGGCGCCCAACAGCTTACCCAGTCGAGGAGATACGCTGGGGTCGGTTACACCGTCTGCGGCGAGTTGTAATTCATCGAGGAGCGTTTGCACGCGGATGCGCTCAACCAGTTTGACACGGGAGAGCTGTGCAAGGTCAGCCAGGACGAGTTCGCTGAATGCTCGGCCAAGGTGTTCATAGTCTGTATTACTCCCGATGTAATGGAGGGGGAAAATAGCCAGGGCTGCAGCATCAACGCCGGCGGTTTGCAGCGACGCTTCTTCAGCAATCCGCGTTTTTATTTCACTTTTGATCAACTGCTCTGATAGCCAGGCATACCTGCCCATCATCATTTTCCGGTAAGGCGATGTGATGGGCACCTCTGTATAGTTACCATAAATTTGAAGCGCGTCTTGCATCCCTTGCTCAATTTCTGTGTAGAGCCCCATGTAAAACAGGGTCTTGGGATCGGTAGGCAGGTTTTGATAAGCCTGCGTAATGTAAGGGCCGGCTGTAGCTGCATAGTTTAATCGCAGATAAATGGCACCAATGTCGCGTGAAGCCAGCACATCCGTGTGGTCTTTCTGAAGCCGGGCGTGCAGCACACGGAGGTGGCTGCTGTCATTTGGGCCAGGCTCCTGGTAGCGGAGCGCTGAACAGCCCGAAAAGCAGAGCATGCAGCATAAGAGGCATGCCGTTGATCGGCGAACAATCGTCGGTTTCAACATGATTCTGGGAGACTGAAGAGAAAAATAGATATGTCGGGGGAGCAAGGCTAAAACGCTAATGCATGCGCTCGCCAGGGTCGAAGTGATGATTAAAATGAAAGGCGAACTGCCTGATCATTGAATTTCTACAATTCACGCACTGTGCCATCTTCAGAAATGCCTTCTGCACAGGCCGGAATTGCGAACCGGGAGATGTGTTGTTTGATATTGATGTCTGATAATGTTGTTTCCTGTTCGAATCTGCAATTCGTGGTTTGAGATCAAAATGCCTTGAAAATAGCTGTTTTGGTCATTTTATCTGTGTGTTCTTTCTATTTCCTGGATGGTGTAGCTAAGTGGCATCATCTTGTCTGTTGCACTCACTCGCCTCCCCATCCACCTTTAGATTTAGAGAAGGGAGTGTTATGTCGCTGTCTGAAGAAGATCTTATCTGGTTGCGGAGTCATCCGTGCCTGAACTATTTGGAGCTTATCAAGCGCCACGCCAGCGGGGGGAAAGACGACGAAACCTGGCAGATGATTTTGCGGCAGGCTGTGCTGGGAGATTTAACCGATGTGGAAAAGGCATTGGTATTGGCAACGGTCAGGGAGCTCCGGGAAGAGCTTACTGAGTTTTTGAACCGCACTAATCTGAAACACTCGCTTGAGAACTTGTCGAACGAGGCAGAAGCGGAACCAGGCTCCCGTGCAAACGAAACCGAGCGCGCCTGGGAGCAGCATTCCATTTGGAAGCGGTTGGATGATTGATGAGACTTGTGTTGTGCTCATAACGGTGCAAGCTTCGGGTTTGGCAGGTAGGTGCGGCCGGCTTTAGCCGCTGGTTTGCCGTCTAGCAACACAATATCAGCAGTAAAAGAGCGGTTGCCGCTTGTGAGTGCATTGCCTACGCCATACGCATCAACAGGTACTTGCTGCGCTTCAAACTTCTTGATTTTCTCGGCATCAAATCCGCCAGACACAATGATCCGAACATGGCTGTAGCCTTCGCGGTCGAGTGCTTTGCGCATGGCAACCACCAACTCCGGGATCACTCCCGTGGGTTTAAACCGCCCCATCAAAGGCATCATAGACTGGTCGACCATATTTTCTGAGGTATCGAGGCGCACTGCCCACAGCTTGTCTCCCATTGCATGGGCACACTTGAGTGCTGTACCAATGCTGTCATTTTCAAAGTCGACGAGGGCAACCAGGTTTACGTCGGGATACGACGCGTTGAAGAGGGTAACTGCCCGGACGGTGTCGCCGCCTACAGATGCGATGAGGGCATGCGGCACGGTGCCGGCAGCTGATGCACCCCACCACTCGCCTTGCGCCTGCGTTGAGATACCATGGATGCCACCAATATGGGCTGCATAGCCATCCCCACCTTGCACAGCCCAATGATCAAAACGGGCGGGGAAATACAATACTGTTTTTCCATTGGCAGCGTCTACAACGCGTCGTACATTGGTCGCAATTTTTGTACGCCGTGCAAGTACACCCAGGTACACCGTTTCAAGGTGGGCAAAAAGGCTGGCGTCTCCTGTGATATGCATCACCGTTTCCCAGGGCGCAATGGCATCACCGTCATAGAGCGCCTGTATGTCCAGGTTATCAAATCCATCTTCCCAGAGTGCGTCCAGCGTCTCAGAAATTTCAGTTTTTTCCCGCGTGATCTGGAGATACCGTGTTTTATCTCCCTGAAAAGATTGCCGGGCCAGGCCTTTTAGTTCGATCAGGCGGTCAAAGAGTTTATACGCTTTTTTGCTGTCTTTGTACTTGCCGCAGGCAACCTTCAGGATAGCAATGGCTTCATCCATCCCGCACAACACCGCGTCTTTCTTTTGAAAAACTTGCATGGTTGCCCGTGGTGTCAGGCCGTGTTCTTCAAGAATCACCTTTTGACGCCAGAAATAAACATCGCTGCGGTAACCACGGCGCAATTCCTGGATGGGCAAATCGAAGATGTGGCTGGGCAAACGTTTTTGACGATCGGGGGCCGATTGATCCGGAGATGTAAACATGAAATTGGACAGATTGCAGGAGAAAGCTGGGCAATGCCCACGAAGTTACAAATTGCCCAATTGAGAAACGAAGCCTCAGCTTATTGACGTGTAGTGCGCAAATCGTCTGCTGTTGTGAGATGCACGCCAGCTCCATGCATCAGTTCGTACGCGGCGTCCATCGAGCCGTTTGTATTGATACCGCGCGTTGCGTTTTCTATCACGGTGACATCAAATCCGAGTTGCTGCCCATCTACAGCAGACCAGCATACGCAGAAATCCAGTGCGAGACCGGCCATAAATAACGTTGTTATCCCCCGTTCTCTGAGGTAGCCGGCAAGCCCGGTAGCCGTCTGGTGGTCGTTTTCAAAAAAGGCAGAGTACGAGTCGATGCCTTTCCGAAACCCTTTGCGGATAATGAGCTCAGCATGTGGAATATTGAGGGCCGCGTGAAATGCAGCGCCGTGAGACGCCTGCAGGCAATGGTCTGGCCATAGAACTTGTTTGCCATAATCGACATCGATCACATCGAAAGGCGCTTTACCTGCATGTGAAGAGGCAAATGAAAGGTGGCCGGCCGGGTGCCAGTCCTGGGTGAGGATTACGTGTTCAAACTGTTGTGCCAGTTTGTTAATGACTGGCACCACCTGGTCGCCTTCCGGTACGGCAAGCAAGCCACCCGGACAGAAATCGTTTTGTACGTCAATGACTACGAGCGCTTCCATGAAGCCGGTTACCCAAAGATTTCAAGTGCAGCAAAGCCCATCCCAAGCGCACCAGCAGAATCTCCGCCTTGTGCCCATTCAAAATGGGTTGTGAATTTGTCAGCCTCTATGGGGCTTTTGCGGTAAATCGGCCAGGCGCGATCTTCAAACCCTTCCATAATCCAGACCATAAATTGATCGCGGAAGGAAGACTCAGCGAGCCCTCCACCCACAACAACGAGGCCCGGGTCGAAAACGCGCACGAGGTCTGCTATGGCATAACCGAAGATGAAGCCTTGTTGTTTGAATATTTTTACGGCCATCGGGTCTTTTTGCTCTGCATAATCGCGCAATTGAAACGCTTTTTCCTCTGTCGGGATGGCCGGGTCGTTGAGGGGATGGTTTTGCCATTCAGCTTTGGCGAGTTCGATACTGATCCGCCGCCGTAGGGCAACAAGCGATACCCATGCCTCAACACAACCTTTCCAGCCGCACGAGCAATCGGGCAACGAGCCGTCTTCTTCGAGGAAGGGTGCTGAAATATGGCCAGCCTCCAGCGCCAGTCCATTTGCCCCTTCATAGATTTTACCGCCGGGTAAAACGAGTCCGCCGGCGAGGCCCGTACCGGGGGCAACGTAGAGCAGGCTGCCCAAATGTTTGCGACGAACCATGTATTCTCCCAAGGCCGCTGCATTACCATCATTTGTCATGAAAACAGGTAGGTTGGCGCGTGCTGAAAAGGCCTCCTGGATATTCATTCCAACCCAGTCTTGCGCCAGGTTGGCTTTGCCCCAAATTACGCCATCACTATTGGCGGCCGGGACGTCGATGCCGGCAGCCTCGATGGCTTCTCGCGTGGTGTTTGCGCTTGCTGCGAGCAAACGCAGTGCTTCTTCAAGTTGCGCAAAGGTAGCTTCATAGCCGTCAGCGACGTGGCTTCGCACTTCGATAATTTCGCTTGCCTGTTCACCGTTGGTGTTTACGAGAACAGATTTGATGGTGGTGCCGCCGATATCAAGGCCGGCAAAATATCTTTCTCCCAATTGTCCTTTTTCCTCTTCTTCTTGAATGCAGGATGCGCTACAGGTGGTGATCAGTCTTCCGGGGGGTAGTCACAAAATGCCGGCCCACAGGTGCTATGCTGGTGCAAAATGCTCAAAATGACAATAAATCACAACCTGCTTTAATTACATCACAGTACATCAACTACAGGTACTTTACCAGGAATATGTTTTTTGCAGTTGTTTGGCCCCCTTTTCGCTGGCGGGTTTCTCTGTATGATCGAATTACTAAATTTTTTAGCCTCAGGCGCAGTATTTAGGGCTGCAAAGCCCCCACTTCTGCTCTCAAGCCTTTGTATCGTTTAAGGTAGGTTGCGCTGTTACCGAAATTCTAGGCAGGAGCTTTGATCAATGATTTGGTAATTCCTGTACCATTTTCACGGTATAGAATGCGCTTTTAGCGCATCTTTATTGTTTCAAATCCGTTGTATCTTAAACCACTTTTGAGTAATTTTGCAGGAAGAGCTTAACTAGAAGCGTATCTTTTATGAAAGTACCTAACTCAGAACGGACACGGCAGATATTGGCCAACAAGCGGTCAATCAAGGCCTTGTACAGTGCGTTAAGTAACCCAGATACACCCATCCCGTTAAATGGACGCCACGTCTATTTATCGTCAATATCCAGTAGCTCAAACGACAATAACAAAGGCAAGTCTAATTCTAAGTAAGCTTGGATGAGCATTGCGTTTCCGGCGTTAGTCATTACCATTCTGGTTTTGCCGGGAATCCTGTTTTTTTATACCTACCGAAGGGGTTTTGGCCCCAGTCCCGTTGTATTACAGTCGATCCAGAGCGAGATCGTCCATGGCATTCTCTGCTCAATCCCCATTAATCTGATCGCCATCTGGATTATCGATTGGCTGCCGTTTCCGGATGTTGATTTTCGTGCTGTTGTTGCGCTGTTAACCGGGTGGCACGGCCAAAATGACGCAGAAATTGCGCGCAATATATCAGCCCTTTCGTTTAATGCGCGCCTGATCCTGTATTACGTTTTTGTCACCTGTATTCTCAGTGCCTCGGCTGGCTACCTGACGCATGCTTACATCCGTTATTACCGCTTAGACCTGCGGTTCGATGTGCTCCGCTTCTCAAACGAATGGCGTTACCTGTTCTCGGGTCAGGAGTATATCATGAATATTCTCCGAGAGGAGAAAGAACATGAAGCGTTAACTGCATACGCAGCGCAACGCGAAGCAGCCGGCCCGGACGGGGCTGGTCCGCATCCAATCAAGAAAGTCAGGAAGTGGAAAATTCCTGCTGCCGAAATTAAGGCAAAAGAAGCTGAAATCGACTTGCACATTGCTTCCGTTGCAGTCGAGCAGGGGGGAGAAGTGTATATCTACCGCGGTATCCTCGATCAATACTTCTTTGATAAGAAAGGGGGGCTGCAGAAAATTGTCATCATGTACCCCCAACGCCGGCGCATCAAACACGACAAGAAGGTGACCATCGTTGACGGCACACCGCAGGTAGACTCCGGGTTCTATCAAATCGACGGCCACTATTTTGTCATCGAATACGCGCAGATCCTAAACTTCAACCTGTACTACTACCGATACAGTGATACCTCTGATGAAGGGGTGATATAAAAAAGAGAGGCGTGAAGCACACCTCTCTTTTTAGTTTTATAACGCTATGCCAGATTAGGCAGTTACGGGTGCCAATTCCATTTCAGGGTTACCTAACTGCTTCAGCATACGCAGGTGTGATGCCACAGCGCTACGGAAGGTAGGCTGATCGTTGTAAGGGATGCCATGTTCGTTGGCAACACGCTTGACAATATCGCTGATGTCTGGATAATGGATGCTGCATGTTTTAGGGAACAGGTGGTGTTCAATCTGGAAATTTAACCCACCAACATACCAGCAAAGCAGCTTGTTTGAGCGCCCGAAGTTGGCTGTAGTTTTCATTTCGTGGATGAGCCATGCGTCTTCCATGGTATCATTGCCATTGGACGTAAAATGCTCGGGGCCTTCCACTACATGCGCGAGCTGAAAGACCACGCCGAGAATGGTGCCAGCCACAAGATGGATCGTCAGGAAGCCGATCACAAACTGCCACCAGGTAATTTGGAGGAATAGCAGCGGCAGGACAATCATGTAGGCGTAGTACACCAGTTTCATGCCGATAAGGAGCGCCACCTGTCCTTTGCTGTGCGTGATATTCCGGTAGGGCCCAAGGTCTTTCTGCAAGAGGTATTTATAATCCTTTACAAATACCCAAAAGAGTGTAGACATGCTGTACGCCGCTATACCATAAAGATGTTGGTATTTGTGTATTGCATGATGCTCTGATTCTGGTGAAAGCCGGAGCAGCGGCGACACTTCGAGGTCTTCGTCTATCCCTTGAATGTTTGTGTAGGTGTGATGGATGACGTTATGGGTGATTTTCCACAGATAGCCATTGGCCCCCATAAGGTCAAAGGTGAGCCCAAGGGCTGTATTGACCCCGTTATTGGACGAGTATGCGCCGTGGAGGGCATCGTGCGATACCGAGAACCCGATGCCGGCAACGCCGATACCCATTACAATGGCAAGGGCCCACATGGCCCAGATCGAGAACTGGTTGCTCATGATCAACGCATAGGGTACAAACGTGAGCGAGAGCATGGCAACAGTTTTTAAAACCATCGCCGTATTGGCTTTACGCGAAATACCACGCTCCTTGAAATAGGCGTTGACCTGTTGCTTCAGGTCTTTGATAAAAAGCGTCCCCGTACCGTTCTTGTTAGAGAACTTAATGCTTACAGTATCCACTGAAATCTCCTAATTAATGTTCATTTTGCGCAGCTTGTTAACCCAGCATGGCACAAAAATCTGTGGCTATGGTCGGACCACAAATTATACGATGCAAGGGCTCGCAAAATGGGTGGCTTGAGAGAGGATCAATTGGCAGTAGCTTTGTGCATGCATTGTTTAACATACATTGTTTAACAAGTCAACTACCAAACATCAGGGACCCGGTATGTTGCAGGGGGCCGGGCCGTAGCGTGGCTAAAGAGTCCTCATTTTGCTACGTGAAGGGGGTATTTAACCCATGATCTTACTTTCTTGTCTCATAGGATAGGTTAAAGCGCCACACATCCGCAACCAGATCAGGAATAACATCAAATCCTCATAATTGACAATAAACCGACACCAGACACGAATTTGACAAATTGGATGGTGATCAAATATGGAATGGGTGTATACCTGGCGGGTGGTAAAGGGGAGACAGCGCGCGAAGTGCAGCACGTCGTGTCCAGGTGGTGAATAGCTGGGTCGCGGCAGTATCCGCAACCCAGCGTATTCATCGGGGAGATGCTTCATCGCCTAACCAAATCGGTTTATGCCGACACAACAGGTTTGTCGAGAAGCAGAGACAAGGCAACTAACGATGGCGTCAGTACCGTGTCCTGGTAGAGAAC
The genomic region above belongs to Bacteroidota bacterium and contains:
- a CDS encoding quinolinate phosphoribosyl transferase, whose translation is MFTSPDQSAPDRQKRLPSHIFDLPIQELRRGYRSDVYFWRQKVILEEHGLTPRATMQVFQKKDAVLCGMDEAIAILKVACGKYKDSKKAYKLFDRLIELKGLARQSFQGDKTRYLQITREKTEISETLDALWEDGFDNLDIQALYDGDAIAPWETVMHITGDASLFAHLETVYLGVLARRTKIATNVRRVVDAANGKTVLYFPARFDHWAVQGGDGYAAHIGGIHGISTQAQGEWWGASAAGTVPHALIASVGGDTVRAVTLFNASYPDVNLVALVDFENDSIGTALKCAHAMGDKLWAVRLDTSENMVDQSMMPLMGRFKPTGVIPELVVAMRKALDREGYSHVRIIVSGGFDAEKIKKFEAQQVPVDAYGVGNALTSGNRSFTADIVLLDGKPAAKAGRTYLPNPKLAPL
- the pncA gene encoding bifunctional nicotinamidase/pyrazinamidase, whose product is MEALVVIDVQNDFCPGGLLAVPEGDQVVPVINKLAQQFEHVILTQDWHPAGHLSFASSHAGKAPFDVIDVDYGKQVLWPDHCLQASHGAAFHAALNIPHAELIIRKGFRKGIDSYSAFFENDHQTATGLAGYLRERGITTLFMAGLALDFCVCWSAVDGQQLGFDVTVIENATRGINTNGSMDAAYELMHGAGVHLTTADDLRTTRQ
- a CDS encoding ROK family protein — translated: MGERYFAGLDIGGTTIKSVLVNTNGEQASEIIEVRSHVADGYEATFAQLEEALRLLAASANTTREAIEAAGIDVPAANSDGVIWGKANLAQDWVGMNIQEAFSARANLPVFMTNDGNAAALGEYMVRRKHLGSLLYVAPGTGLAGGLVLPGGKIYEGANGLALEAGHISAPFLEEDGSLPDCSCGWKGCVEAWVSLVALRRRISIELAKAEWQNHPLNDPAIPTEEKAFQLRDYAEQKDPMAVKIFKQQGFIFGYAIADLVRVFDPGLVVVGGGLAESSFRDQFMVWIMEGFEDRAWPIYRKSPIEADKFTTHFEWAQGGDSAGALGMGFAALEIFG
- a CDS encoding acyl-CoA desaturase, translating into MDTVSIKFSNKNGTGTLFIKDLKQQVNAYFKERGISRKANTAMVLKTVAMLSLTFVPYALIMSNQFSIWAMWALAIVMGIGVAGIGFSVSHDALHGAYSSNNGVNTALGLTFDLMGANGYLWKITHNVIHHTYTNIQGIDEDLEVSPLLRLSPESEHHAIHKYQHLYGIAAYSMSTLFWVFVKDYKYLLQKDLGPYRNITHSKGQVALLIGMKLVYYAYMIVLPLLFLQITWWQFVIGFLTIHLVAGTILGVVFQLAHVVEGPEHFTSNGNDTMEDAWLIHEMKTTANFGRSNKLLCWYVGGLNFQIEHHLFPKTCSIHYPDISDIVKRVANEHGIPYNDQPTFRSAVASHLRMLKQLGNPEMELAPVTA